A stretch of Equus przewalskii isolate Varuska chromosome 11, EquPr2, whole genome shotgun sequence DNA encodes these proteins:
- the LOC103567160 gene encoding olfactory receptor 5G3-like, with product MEDKNQTAVTEFLFLGLTDHLPQQIVLFVTILSVYLVTLGGNLGMMALIWFDPKLHSPMYFFLSHLSFVDMCSSSSIAPKMLCDNFAGKKSISFMACAAQMWFFALFIATECSLLASMAYDRYLAICKPLLYTLIMSHRVCVQLVVGPYATGLISTTHTIFTFCLPFCGPNIINHFFCDISPLLSLACADTRINKLLLFILAGAIGVLSGLIIIISYICILAAILKIRTADGRRKAFSTCSSHLAVVSILYGTLFFIYVRPGSDSSLDINKVISLFYTVVIPMLNPLIYSLRNKEVKDAFRRKFERKNSLIGK from the coding sequence ATGGAAGATAAGAATCAGACAGCagtgactgaatttcttttcttgggaCTCACAGATCATCTCCCTCAGCAGATTGTTCTCTTTGTCACGATTCTCAGTGTCTATCTTGTCACACTGGGGGGTAATTTGGGGATGATGGCTCTCATATGGTTTGATCCCAAACTCCATTCTCCTATGTACTTTTTCCTTAGCCACCTCTCCTTTGTAGATATGTGCTCCTCCTCTTCCATTGCCCCCAAGATGCTGTGTGATAACTTTGCGGGGAAAAAAAGCATCTCTTTCATGGCTTGTGCTGCACAGATGTGGTTCTTTGCTCTCTTTATTGCAACGGAATGTTCCCTCCTGGCTTCCATGGCATATGATCGGTATCTGGCCATCTGTAAGCCTTTGTTGTATACACTCATTATGTCCCATAGGGTCTGTGTGCAGCTGGTGGTAGGACCTTATGCCACAGGTCTTATAAGCACGACTCATacaattttcactttttgtttacCCTTCTGTGGTCCAAATATTATCAATCACTTTTTCTGTGACATTTCACCACTTCTTTCCCTCGCATGTGCAGACACCCGGATCAATAAGTTACTGCTTTTCATCTTGGCTGGAGCTATAGGAGTACTCAGTGGCCTGATCATCATCATCTCCTACATTTGCATCCTAGCGGCCATCTTGAAGATCCGGACAGCTGATGGGAGGCGGAAAGCTTTCTCCACTTGTTCTTCTCACCTGGCAGTTGTTTCCATCCTATATGGGACTCTTTTCTTTATCTATGTTCGGCCTGGCTCAGATTCCTCCCTAGATATCAATAAAGTGATATCTCTATTTTATACTGTGGTAATTCCAATGTTGAACCCCCTCATCTACAGCTTGAGaaacaaggaagtaaaagatgCATTCAGGAGgaagtttgaaaggaaaaattctcTAATAGGTAAGTAA